One genomic region from Pigmentibacter ruber encodes:
- a CDS encoding TlpA family protein disulfide reductase — MRNILILLSCFILQPVFAECMEFNEEKFEHYLKSKSKIELIFFSSWCSDCKEDLLKIRKNQKNLKDKVVIINTFDRLEKANTALKALEIELDCYFDRDRVLTKKYNIKAVPAHVYVNQ, encoded by the coding sequence ATGCGAAATATTCTAATTTTACTTTCATGTTTTATTTTACAACCTGTTTTTGCTGAATGTATGGAATTTAATGAAGAAAAATTTGAACATTATCTTAAAAGTAAAAGTAAAATAGAATTAATTTTTTTCTCATCTTGGTGCTCAGATTGTAAAGAAGATTTATTAAAAATTAGAAAAAATCAGAAAAATCTAAAAGATAAAGTGGTTATTATTAATACTTTTGATCGATTAGAAAAAGCTAATACAGCTTTAAAGGCATTAGAAATAGAATTAGATTGTTATTTTGATAGAGATAGAGTTCTTACAAAAAAATATAACATCAAAGCTGTACCTGCGCATGTTTATGTTAATCAATGA